A window of the Citrus sinensis cultivar Valencia sweet orange chromosome 9, DVS_A1.0, whole genome shotgun sequence genome harbors these coding sequences:
- the LOC102607317 gene encoding nuclear intron maturase 3, mitochondrial isoform X1, translating into MFLFVQSSKHRNCRSGALTNLQMLMKLKSINAFKSNLRIKISLSFRIYYYYYSTTTTAVTQLLNLKSASAEPLTKTQLKALVLRQYSRGYFSNLLQSVVALPSVLLAASLNLFNIRHLNAGRHHSALDAVSNHFSVQEMGRELIENRFDIQSCCVKMSSSGDNRGDSLVFPNLKLKVLIEAIRIVLEIVYDERFVTFSYGGRVNMGRHTAIRYLQNSVENPSWWFVVSFNRQKFDNRKVDKLCSFMGNKIKDKMLIDMIKRLFDCRIVGIEVGGCYLGRGLPQECGLSSILINVYFDGFDRMLQETRLRINEKNPKFDSNELGSTSNVSYKPMKIYAVRYLDEILVITSGSKMLTMDLKNTVLKFLEEKLELSVDRVKTAIHSAVSEKIDFLGLELQAVTPSVLHPPMSEKAIRARKKYLRQKEVRAQELRNARERNRKKLGLKLFSHVFKKLKQSNEFKFEFHIENEVKDIFKTWADEVVQEFLGSLDERWTWHRMLSRGDFLSLRHIRDQLPGELVDAYDKFQEQLDRYLSPVKAMKALQEKERRLEEEEECKYAERTVEDLQRLCMKVSAPTELIRKAVKMAGFTNHMGRPRPISLLTALEDTDIIKWYAGVGRRWLDFFCCCHNFKMVKTVVTYHLRFSCILTLAEKHESTKREAIKHYTKDLKVTDMEGNEEVYFPTEKEVKMMGGKNLSDPKPVDGALSLALIRLASDEPSCSCVAHFCDSTDTIMYRVWLLQNRLNINPLDEEKWVHGIGAIPECLNRKCVALCSDHKNDLFSGIITLQDIDCASLVDVD; encoded by the coding sequence ATGTTCTTGTTCGTTCAAAGCTCAAAACACCGGAACTGCAGAAGTGGAGCTCTCACAAATTTACAAATGTTGATGAAACTTAAAAGCATCAATGCATTCAAGTCAAATCTCAGGattaaaatttcactttcCTTCAgaatctattattattattattcaacaaCCACAACAGCAGTCACTCAACTCTTAAACCTCAAATCAGCATCAGCAGAACCCTTAACAAAAACCCAACTCAAAGCTTTAGTCCTCAGGCAATACTCCCGAGGCTACTTCTCCAACCTCCTCCAAAGTGTCGTCGCTTTGCCGTCTGTTCTCCTCGCCGCCTCCCTCAACCTCTTCAACATCCGCCACCTCAATGCTGGTCGCCACCACTCAGCTCTAGACGCAGTCTCTAACCACTTCTCGGTTCAAGAAATGGGTCGCGAGCTTATCGAGAACCGGTTCGATATCCAATCTTGTTGTGTCAAAATGAGCAGCAGCGGCGACAACAGAGGTGACTCTTTGGTTTTTCccaatttgaaattgaaagtcTTGATTGAAGCGATAAGGATTGTGTTAGAAATTGTTTATGATGAACGTTTTGTCACGTTTTCTTATGGCGGTCGTGTGAATATGGGTAGACACACTGCAATTAGGTACCTTCAAAACTCTGTAGAGAATCCCAGTTGGTGGTTTGTTGTTTCGTTTAATCGCCAAAAGTTTGATAATCGTAAGGTTGATAAGTTGTGTTCGTTTAtgggaaataaaattaaggataaaatgttGATTGATATGATTAAGAGGTTATTTGATTGTCGAATAGTGGGAATTGAGGTGGGTGGTTGTTACTTAGGAAGGGGGTTACCTCAGGAATGTGGATTGTCTTCAATTTTGATTAATGTTTACTTTGATGGGTTTGATAGAATGTTGCAAGAAACTCGTTTACGTATAAATGAGAAGAATCCTAAGTTTGACTCAAATGAGCTTGGTTCAACATCCAATGTTTCTTACAAGCCTATGAAGATATATGCAGTTAGGTACTTGGATGAGATATTGGTTATTACTTCAGGGTCAAAGATGTTAACAATGGATTTGAAAAATacagttttgaaatttttagaaGAGAAATTGGAGCTGAGCGTGGATAGAGTGAAAACAGCTATTCATAGTGCAGTTTCAGAGAAGATTGACTTTTTGGGGTTGGAACTGCAGGCTGTCACGCCTTCAGTTTTGCATCCTCCTATGTCTGAAAAAGCAATAAGAGCGAGAAAGAAGTACCTCAGGCAGAAGGAAGTCAGAGCTCAGGAATTGAGAAATGCACGGGAGAGGAATAGGAAGAAGTTGGGTTTGAAATTATTTAGTCATGTTTTTAAGAAGTTGAAGCAGAGTAATGAGTTCAAGTTTGAGTTCCACATTGAGAATGAAGTCAAAGATATCTTTAAAACTTGGGCAGATGAAGTGGTTCAAGAGTTCCTTGGATCCTTAGATGAACGTTGGACTTGGCATCGGATGCTCTCTAGAGGTGATTTTCTCTCTCTGAGACACATTAGGGATCAACTGCCAGGAGAGCTTGTTGATGCTTATGACAAGTTCCAAGAGCAACTAGACAGGTATTTATCACCGGTAAAAGCTATGAAGGCATTGcaggaaaaagaaaggaggttggaagaagaagaggaatgTAAATATGCTGAAAGAACCGTCGAGGATTTGCAGAGGCTTTGCATGAAAGTCTCGGCACCTACAGAACTTATTAGGAAGGCGGTTAAGATGGCTGGATTCACTAACCATATGGGCCGTCCCAGACCAATAAGTTTACTTACTGCTCTGGAAGATACTGATATTATTAAGTGGTATGCGGGGGTTGGAAGAAGATGGCTTGATTTTTTCTGCTGCTGCCACAACTTCAAGATGGTGAAAACTGTTGTAACTTATCACTTGAGGTTCTCATGTATTTTAACACTTGCAGAAAAGCATGAATCCACCAAACGTGAAGCAATTAAACATTACACTAAAGATTTGAAAGTCACTGATATGGAGGGGAATGAAGAAGTGTACTTCCCCACAGAAAAGGAGGTTAAGATGATGGGAGGTAAGAATCTTTCAGATCCAAAACCAGTGGATGGAGCTTTATCCTTGGCTTTGATTAGATTGGCTTCTGATGAGCCATCATGTTCTTGTGTTGCCCATTTTTGTGACAGTACTGATACTATCATGTATAGGGTATGGTTACTACAAAATCGTTTAAACATTAACCCATTGGATGAGGAAAAATGGGTCCATGGAATAGGTGCCATTCCTGAATGTCTGAACCGAAAGTGTGTTGCCCTCTGTTCTGATcacaaaaatgatttattcaGCGGAATAATCACCCTTCAGGACATTGATTGTGCTTCACTTGTGGATGTAGACTGA
- the LOC102607317 gene encoding nuclear intron maturase 3, mitochondrial isoform X2, producing the protein MFLFVQSSKHRNCRSGALTNLQMLMKLKSINAFKSNLRIKISLSFRIYYYYYSTTTTAVTQLLNLKSASAEPLTKTQLKALVLRQYSRGYFSNLLQSVVALPSVLLAASLNLFNIRHLNAGRHHSALDAVSNHFSVQEMGRELIENRFDIQSCCVKMSSSGDNRGDSLVFPNLKLKVLIEAIRIVLEIVYDERFVTFSYGGRVNMGRHTAIRYLQNSVENPSWWFVVSFNRQKFDNRKVDKLCSFMGNKIKDKMLIDMIKRLFDCRIVGIEVGGCYLGRGLPQECGLSSILINVYFDGFDRMLQETRLRINEKNPKFDSNELGSTSNVSYKPMKIYAVRYLDEILVITSGSKMLTMDLKNTVLKFLEEKLELSVDRVKTAIHSAVSEKIDFLGLELQAVTPSVLHPPMSEKAIRARKKYLRQKEVRAQELRNARERNRKKLGLKLFSHVFKKLKQSNEFKFEFHIENEVKDIFKTWADEVVQEFLGSLDERWTWHRMLSRGDFLSLRHIRDQLPGELVDAYDKFQEQLDRYLSPVKAMKALQEKERRLEEEEECKYAERTVEDLQRLCMKVSAPTELIRKAVKMAGFTNHMGRPRPISLLTALEDTDIIKWYAGVGRRWLDFFCCCHNFKMVKTVVTYHLRFSCILTLAEKHESTKREAIKHYTKDLKVTDMEGNEEVYFPTEKEVKMMGGIDHSSNSTTTPSASM; encoded by the exons ATGTTCTTGTTCGTTCAAAGCTCAAAACACCGGAACTGCAGAAGTGGAGCTCTCACAAATTTACAAATGTTGATGAAACTTAAAAGCATCAATGCATTCAAGTCAAATCTCAGGattaaaatttcactttcCTTCAgaatctattattattattattcaacaaCCACAACAGCAGTCACTCAACTCTTAAACCTCAAATCAGCATCAGCAGAACCCTTAACAAAAACCCAACTCAAAGCTTTAGTCCTCAGGCAATACTCCCGAGGCTACTTCTCCAACCTCCTCCAAAGTGTCGTCGCTTTGCCGTCTGTTCTCCTCGCCGCCTCCCTCAACCTCTTCAACATCCGCCACCTCAATGCTGGTCGCCACCACTCAGCTCTAGACGCAGTCTCTAACCACTTCTCGGTTCAAGAAATGGGTCGCGAGCTTATCGAGAACCGGTTCGATATCCAATCTTGTTGTGTCAAAATGAGCAGCAGCGGCGACAACAGAGGTGACTCTTTGGTTTTTCccaatttgaaattgaaagtcTTGATTGAAGCGATAAGGATTGTGTTAGAAATTGTTTATGATGAACGTTTTGTCACGTTTTCTTATGGCGGTCGTGTGAATATGGGTAGACACACTGCAATTAGGTACCTTCAAAACTCTGTAGAGAATCCCAGTTGGTGGTTTGTTGTTTCGTTTAATCGCCAAAAGTTTGATAATCGTAAGGTTGATAAGTTGTGTTCGTTTAtgggaaataaaattaaggataaaatgttGATTGATATGATTAAGAGGTTATTTGATTGTCGAATAGTGGGAATTGAGGTGGGTGGTTGTTACTTAGGAAGGGGGTTACCTCAGGAATGTGGATTGTCTTCAATTTTGATTAATGTTTACTTTGATGGGTTTGATAGAATGTTGCAAGAAACTCGTTTACGTATAAATGAGAAGAATCCTAAGTTTGACTCAAATGAGCTTGGTTCAACATCCAATGTTTCTTACAAGCCTATGAAGATATATGCAGTTAGGTACTTGGATGAGATATTGGTTATTACTTCAGGGTCAAAGATGTTAACAATGGATTTGAAAAATacagttttgaaatttttagaaGAGAAATTGGAGCTGAGCGTGGATAGAGTGAAAACAGCTATTCATAGTGCAGTTTCAGAGAAGATTGACTTTTTGGGGTTGGAACTGCAGGCTGTCACGCCTTCAGTTTTGCATCCTCCTATGTCTGAAAAAGCAATAAGAGCGAGAAAGAAGTACCTCAGGCAGAAGGAAGTCAGAGCTCAGGAATTGAGAAATGCACGGGAGAGGAATAGGAAGAAGTTGGGTTTGAAATTATTTAGTCATGTTTTTAAGAAGTTGAAGCAGAGTAATGAGTTCAAGTTTGAGTTCCACATTGAGAATGAAGTCAAAGATATCTTTAAAACTTGGGCAGATGAAGTGGTTCAAGAGTTCCTTGGATCCTTAGATGAACGTTGGACTTGGCATCGGATGCTCTCTAGAGGTGATTTTCTCTCTCTGAGACACATTAGGGATCAACTGCCAGGAGAGCTTGTTGATGCTTATGACAAGTTCCAAGAGCAACTAGACAGGTATTTATCACCGGTAAAAGCTATGAAGGCATTGcaggaaaaagaaaggaggttggaagaagaagaggaatgTAAATATGCTGAAAGAACCGTCGAGGATTTGCAGAGGCTTTGCATGAAAGTCTCGGCACCTACAGAACTTATTAGGAAGGCGGTTAAGATGGCTGGATTCACTAACCATATGGGCCGTCCCAGACCAATAAGTTTACTTACTGCTCTGGAAGATACTGATATTATTAAGTGGTATGCGGGGGTTGGAAGAAGATGGCTTGATTTTTTCTGCTGCTGCCACAACTTCAAGATGGTGAAAACTGTTGTAACTTATCACTTGAGGTTCTCATGTATTTTAACACTTGCAGAAAAGCATGAATCCACCAAACGTGAAGCAATTAAACATTACACTAAAGATTTGAAAGTCACTGATATGGAGGGGAATGAAGAAGTGTACTTCCCCACAGAAAAGGAGGTTAAGATGATGGGAG GCATTGATCACAGCAGCAACTCCACCACCACGCCATCTGCCTCTATGTGA
- the LOC102610746 gene encoding KIN17-like protein — translation MGKNEFLTPKAIANRIKAKGLQKLRWYCQMCQKQCRDENGFKCHCMSESHQRQMQIFGQNPDRIVEGYSEEFEAGFLELMRRSHRFSRIAATVVYNEYIHDRHHVHMNSTRWATLTEFVKYLGRTGKCKVEETPKGWFITYIDRDSETLFKEKMKNKRIKLDMVDEERQEREIQKQIEIAASASVSSTNPLSNSEDNTTRELNLEAAAAVGKVGFALGSSYKDNVTSNGSGNNGSGSTRLVFEELDKDNNNNNNNRKIDNNGSKVSGNSALEELMREEEKVKEKMNRKDYWLCEGIIVKVMSKALADKGYNKQKGVVRKVIDKYVGEIEMLEKKHVLRVDQDELETVIPQIGGLVRIVNGAYRGSNARLLGVDTDKFCAQVKIEKGVYDGRVLNAIDYEDICKLA, via the coding sequence ATGGGGAAGAACGAGTTCTTAACACCAAAGGCAATTGCCAACAGAATCAAAGCGAAAGGGTTACAGAAGCTACGATGGTACTGCCAGATGTGTCAGAAGCAATGCAGAGACGAGAACGGCTTCAAATGTCACTGCATGAGCGAAAGCCACCAGCGTCAGATGCAAATCTTCGGTCAAAACCCCGACCGAATCGTCGAGGGTTACTCCGAAGAATTCGAAGCCGGCTTCCTCGAACTCATGAGGCGCAGCCACCGCTTCAGCCGCATCGCCGCCACCGTCGTTTACAACGAGTACATCCACGACCGGCACCACGTCCACATGAATTCCACCAGGTGGGCTACCCTGACCGAGTTTGTCAAGTACTTGGGCCGGACCGGTAAGTGCAAAGTTGAGGAGACTCCAAAGGGTTGGTTTATTACTTATATTGATAGAGATTCAGAGACCCTTTTTAAGGAAAAGATGAAAAACAAGAGAATTAAGTTGGATATGGTTGACGAAGAGAGgcaagagagagagattcaAAAGCAAATTGAGATTGCTGCTTCTGCTTCCGTTTCTTCGACCAATCCCCTTTCTAATTCTGAGGATAACACCACCAGGGAATTGAATTTGGAGGCTGCGGCTGCTGTAGGTAAGGTTGGCTTTGCACTTGGGTCATCATACAAAGATAATGTTACGAGTAATGGTAGTGGTAATAATGGTAGTGGTAGTACTAGATTGGTTTTTGAAGAGCTTGATAaggacaataataataataataataataggaaGATTGATAACAATGGTAGTAAAGTTAGTGGGAACTCGGCGTTGGAGGAGTTGATGAGAGAGGAAGAGAAGGTGAAGGAGAAAATGAACAGGAAAGACTATTGGTTGTGTGAGGGAATTATTGTCAAGGTCATGAGCAAGGCGTTGGCTGATAAAGGATACAACAAGCAGAAGGGTGTTGTGAGGAAAGTCATTGATAAGTACGTTGGGGAAATTGAGATGCTTGAGAAAAAGCACGTTTTGAGAGTCGATCAGGATGAGCTTGAGACTGTCATTCCGCAAATTGGGGGTTTAGTAAGGATTGTGAACGGTGCATACCGGGGTTCAAATGCAAGGTTGCTGGGAGTGGATACTGATAAGTTTTGTGCTCAGGTAAAGATAGAGAAGGGTGTTTATGATGGGAGAGTGCTTAATGCTATTGACTACGAGGATATTTGCAAACTTGCTTAG